Proteins found in one Triticum urartu cultivar G1812 chromosome 4, Tu2.1, whole genome shotgun sequence genomic segment:
- the LOC125552966 gene encoding pumilio homolog 24-like isoform X2 gives MAGGGGPPGSKKRKRVAARRSKAKRAKGKKPYEASAARGGGGGSSKEEPQPVTAMDERVAAEEMSESREPDCNLDKELKVLCVKLRYHNMSTNRRGRLVTEALRKMDGKYLEIARSPTACVLQLCVKWCSHSERDPVFVALQPHLLDLSLNEHTVFLVHNIIKMATRKQFASFIYSLRGHVASLLCHTIGAAVLDHAFCQATRPHKRSLLLELYSTELQLSNDLKEEKPCSLLNIISKLGLQKSSVLQHMTTVVQPVLEKGIVEYSIVHTVILEYLTIADKTSALDVIRQLIPHLTQGTYAVDELSGVARFLGKSEVEKKRSSKPLLIQIMQTKEGLKLGLACLKHGLAEDRKRIIKSLKGRIMKLALSDYGCLFVICLLSIVDNTELVTEVVIDVLKKQLKELIFDKNGRHPLLQLFHPLCSRYLTLGELFYLNYNVPSLVSKVNFGSKLDDVADKEHGGSEDTLIASDSKEDPIKRRQELLVKSELYEVLIETCIENVGQLLRTNFGKDVLYEVAVGGKNNFLEGVTDRIHVLHNAIACDAARPRTDDGDEHAFDNYHSSRTIRRMILDCPAFAATLWKTALEGKCKLYADGFSSMVLATYLESPNSGVKDLAKSELQPLIDGGILKPQDHKAEEEKSAMECSSDESSELSDTDTGYHAKKAYKDLKSGKLVARFGTDRFRCPFCPEKKQLDYRYRELIRHVIVVGASRRPWKVRANHRALAKHLETDYADAPGSSSMPLRQAEALYLSKIKRSQAGARSTCKLSR, from the exons atggccggcggcggcggccccCCGGGCTCCAAAAAGCGGAAGCGCGTGGCGGCGAGGAGGTCCAAGGCCAAGCGGGCCAAGGGGAAGAAGCCCTACGAAGCCTCcgcggcgcgcggcggcggcggcggcagctccAAGGAGGAGCCGCAGCCCGTCACCGCCATGGACGAGCGGGTCGCAGCCGAG GAGATGTCCGAGTCGAGGGAGCCCGATTGCAACCTCGATAAG GAACTGAAAGTACTATGTGTGAAGTTGAGATACCATAACATGAGCACGAACAGGAGAGGCAG GCTAGTTACCGAGGCTCTCCGTAAAATGGATGGGAAATATTTGGAAATTGCTAGATCCCCTACCGCATGTGTTCTTCAA TTATGTGTGAAGTGGTGCTCACATTCAGAGAGGGATCCTGTTTTTGTTGCTCTGCAGCCACATTTGCTCGATCTTTCTCTTAATGAACACACTGTTTTCCTTGTGCATAATATCATAAAAATGG CCACTAGAAAACAGTTTGCCTCGTTCATCTATTCCCTTCGTGGGCATGTCGCTTCCCTTCTTTGTCACACAATAGGGGCGGCAG TTCTTGACCATGCCTTTTGTCAGGCAACGCGACCTCATAAAAGAAGTTTGTTGTTGGAATTGTACTCCACTGAGCTTCAGCTGTCCAATGACCTGAAAGAAGAAAAACCATGCAG TTTGCTAAACATAATTTCCAAGCTTGGACTACAGAAATCATCTGTCCTGCAGCATATGACTACTGTTGTCCAGCCAGTTCTGGAAAAGGGTATTGTTGAGTATTCCATAGTACACACGGTCATATTGGAGTACTTAACAATTGCAGATAAG ACATCAGCCTTGGACGTGATTCGTCAATTAATCCCCCATCTTACTCAAGGGACATACGCCGTAGATGAACTATCAGGTGTCGCCAGATTTCTAGGGAAATCAGAAGTGGAGAAGAAAAGATCTTCAAAACCACTTCTCATTCAGATCATGCAGACGAAGGAAGGATTAAAATTAGGGCTTGCTTGCCTCAAGCATGGCCTTGCGGAG GATAGGAAGAGGATTATCAAAAGCTTGAAGGGGAGGATTATGAAGCTTGCTCTCAGTGATTATGGATGCCTT TTCGTTATTTGTCTTCTCTCCATTGTTGACAACACAGAACTTGTTACTGAG GTTGTAATTGATGTGTTGAAAAAGCAGTTAAAGGAACTCATATTCGACAAG AACGGGAGACACCCATTGCTGCAGCTCTTTCACCCACTTTGTTCACGTTATCTGACTCTGGGTGAATTGTTTTATCTGAATTACAACGTGCCTTCCCTTGTTTCAAAG GTTAACTTTGGTAGTAAGTTGGATGATGTAGCTGACAAAGAACATGGGGGTTCAGAAGACACACTGATTGCATCTGATAGCAAGGAGGACCCGATTAAACGGCGGCAAGAACTGTTGGTGAAAAGTGAGCTTTATGAG GTTCTCATCGAGACTTGCATTGAAAATGTTGGACAGTTACTTCGAACAAACTTTGGCAAAGATGTACTATATGAG GTTGCTGTAGGTGGAAAAAATAACTTCTTGGAGGGGGTCACTGACAGGATCCACGTACTTCACAATGCTATAGCTTGTGACGCAGCACGCCCGAGGACAGATGACGGTGATGAGCACGCCTTTGATAACTACCACTCCAGCCGCACAATCAGGAGAATGATACTTGATTGTCCTGCATTTGCTGCTACCCTCTGGAAAACAGCCCTCGAAGGGAAATGCAAGTTATATGCAGATGGATTCAG CTCCATGGTGCTGGCTACCTATCTGGAATCTCCAAATTCCGGGGTGAAGGATCTTGCGAAATCCGAGTTGCAACCGCTCATCGACGGTGGCATACTGAAGCCCCAGGACCATAAAGCAGAGGAGGAGAA GTCTGCCATGGAGTGTAGCTCCGACGAGTCGTCAGAGCTAAGCGATACAGATACTGGCTACCATGCCAAAAAAGCATACAAGGATTTGAAGTCTGGCAAGCTCGTGGCGAGGTTTGGCACTGACAGGTTTAGATGCCCGTTCTGCCCCGAGAAGAAGCAGCTGGACTACCGTTACCGTGAGCTGATTCGGCATGTCATTGTCGTGGGTGCATCCAGGCGTCCTTGGAAGGTGAGGGCAAACCACCGGGCCCTGGCTAAACATCTCGAGACGGACTATGCTGATGCACCAGGCTCATCCTCAATGCCTCTACGACAAGCTGAGGCACTGTACCTCTCTAAAATAAAGAGAAGTCAAGCTGGGGCAAGATCTACCTGCAAACTAAGCAGATAA
- the LOC125552966 gene encoding pumilio homolog 24-like isoform X1, which produces MAGGGGPPGSKKRKRVAARRSKAKRAKGKKPYEASAARGGGGGSSKEEPQPVTAMDERVAAEEMSESREPDCNLDKELKVLCVKLRYHNMSTNRRGRLVTEALRKMDGKYLEIARSPTACVLQLCVKWCSHSERDPVFVALQPHLLDLSLNEHTVFLVHNIIKMATRKQFASFIYSLRGHVASLLCHTIGAAVLDHAFCQATRPHKRSLLLELYSTELQLSNDLKEEKPCRFSLLNIISKLGLQKSSVLQHMTTVVQPVLEKGIVEYSIVHTVILEYLTIADKTSALDVIRQLIPHLTQGTYAVDELSGVARFLGKSEVEKKRSSKPLLIQIMQTKEGLKLGLACLKHGLAEDRKRIIKSLKGRIMKLALSDYGCLFVICLLSIVDNTELVTEVVIDVLKKQLKELIFDKNGRHPLLQLFHPLCSRYLTLGELFYLNYNVPSLVSKVNFGSKLDDVADKEHGGSEDTLIASDSKEDPIKRRQELLVKSELYEVLIETCIENVGQLLRTNFGKDVLYEVAVGGKNNFLEGVTDRIHVLHNAIACDAARPRTDDGDEHAFDNYHSSRTIRRMILDCPAFAATLWKTALEGKCKLYADGFSSMVLATYLESPNSGVKDLAKSELQPLIDGGILKPQDHKAEEEKSAMECSSDESSELSDTDTGYHAKKAYKDLKSGKLVARFGTDRFRCPFCPEKKQLDYRYRELIRHVIVVGASRRPWKVRANHRALAKHLETDYADAPGSSSMPLRQAEALYLSKIKRSQAGARSTCKLSR; this is translated from the exons atggccggcggcggcggccccCCGGGCTCCAAAAAGCGGAAGCGCGTGGCGGCGAGGAGGTCCAAGGCCAAGCGGGCCAAGGGGAAGAAGCCCTACGAAGCCTCcgcggcgcgcggcggcggcggcggcagctccAAGGAGGAGCCGCAGCCCGTCACCGCCATGGACGAGCGGGTCGCAGCCGAG GAGATGTCCGAGTCGAGGGAGCCCGATTGCAACCTCGATAAG GAACTGAAAGTACTATGTGTGAAGTTGAGATACCATAACATGAGCACGAACAGGAGAGGCAG GCTAGTTACCGAGGCTCTCCGTAAAATGGATGGGAAATATTTGGAAATTGCTAGATCCCCTACCGCATGTGTTCTTCAA TTATGTGTGAAGTGGTGCTCACATTCAGAGAGGGATCCTGTTTTTGTTGCTCTGCAGCCACATTTGCTCGATCTTTCTCTTAATGAACACACTGTTTTCCTTGTGCATAATATCATAAAAATGG CCACTAGAAAACAGTTTGCCTCGTTCATCTATTCCCTTCGTGGGCATGTCGCTTCCCTTCTTTGTCACACAATAGGGGCGGCAG TTCTTGACCATGCCTTTTGTCAGGCAACGCGACCTCATAAAAGAAGTTTGTTGTTGGAATTGTACTCCACTGAGCTTCAGCTGTCCAATGACCTGAAAGAAGAAAAACCATGCAGGTTCAG TTTGCTAAACATAATTTCCAAGCTTGGACTACAGAAATCATCTGTCCTGCAGCATATGACTACTGTTGTCCAGCCAGTTCTGGAAAAGGGTATTGTTGAGTATTCCATAGTACACACGGTCATATTGGAGTACTTAACAATTGCAGATAAG ACATCAGCCTTGGACGTGATTCGTCAATTAATCCCCCATCTTACTCAAGGGACATACGCCGTAGATGAACTATCAGGTGTCGCCAGATTTCTAGGGAAATCAGAAGTGGAGAAGAAAAGATCTTCAAAACCACTTCTCATTCAGATCATGCAGACGAAGGAAGGATTAAAATTAGGGCTTGCTTGCCTCAAGCATGGCCTTGCGGAG GATAGGAAGAGGATTATCAAAAGCTTGAAGGGGAGGATTATGAAGCTTGCTCTCAGTGATTATGGATGCCTT TTCGTTATTTGTCTTCTCTCCATTGTTGACAACACAGAACTTGTTACTGAG GTTGTAATTGATGTGTTGAAAAAGCAGTTAAAGGAACTCATATTCGACAAG AACGGGAGACACCCATTGCTGCAGCTCTTTCACCCACTTTGTTCACGTTATCTGACTCTGGGTGAATTGTTTTATCTGAATTACAACGTGCCTTCCCTTGTTTCAAAG GTTAACTTTGGTAGTAAGTTGGATGATGTAGCTGACAAAGAACATGGGGGTTCAGAAGACACACTGATTGCATCTGATAGCAAGGAGGACCCGATTAAACGGCGGCAAGAACTGTTGGTGAAAAGTGAGCTTTATGAG GTTCTCATCGAGACTTGCATTGAAAATGTTGGACAGTTACTTCGAACAAACTTTGGCAAAGATGTACTATATGAG GTTGCTGTAGGTGGAAAAAATAACTTCTTGGAGGGGGTCACTGACAGGATCCACGTACTTCACAATGCTATAGCTTGTGACGCAGCACGCCCGAGGACAGATGACGGTGATGAGCACGCCTTTGATAACTACCACTCCAGCCGCACAATCAGGAGAATGATACTTGATTGTCCTGCATTTGCTGCTACCCTCTGGAAAACAGCCCTCGAAGGGAAATGCAAGTTATATGCAGATGGATTCAG CTCCATGGTGCTGGCTACCTATCTGGAATCTCCAAATTCCGGGGTGAAGGATCTTGCGAAATCCGAGTTGCAACCGCTCATCGACGGTGGCATACTGAAGCCCCAGGACCATAAAGCAGAGGAGGAGAA GTCTGCCATGGAGTGTAGCTCCGACGAGTCGTCAGAGCTAAGCGATACAGATACTGGCTACCATGCCAAAAAAGCATACAAGGATTTGAAGTCTGGCAAGCTCGTGGCGAGGTTTGGCACTGACAGGTTTAGATGCCCGTTCTGCCCCGAGAAGAAGCAGCTGGACTACCGTTACCGTGAGCTGATTCGGCATGTCATTGTCGTGGGTGCATCCAGGCGTCCTTGGAAGGTGAGGGCAAACCACCGGGCCCTGGCTAAACATCTCGAGACGGACTATGCTGATGCACCAGGCTCATCCTCAATGCCTCTACGACAAGCTGAGGCACTGTACCTCTCTAAAATAAAGAGAAGTCAAGCTGGGGCAAGATCTACCTGCAAACTAAGCAGATAA